In the genome of Hydrogenophaga sp. PBL-H3, the window GGTTGCCGAGCTGGCCGAGCACGCTGTCGGGGATGTCCAGCGGGTTCTGCGTCACGAAATACACGCCCACGCCCTTGGAGCGCACCAGGCGCACCACCAGCTCGATGCGCTCGATCAGCACCTTGGGCGCCTCGTTGAACAGCAGGTGGGCCTCGTCGAAGAAGAACACCAGCTTGGGCTTGTCGGGGTCGCCGATCTCCGGCAGGGTCTCGAACAACTCGGAGAGCATCCACAGCAGGAAGGTGGCGTAGAGGCGCGGCGCGTTCATCAGCTTGTCGGCCGCCAGGATGTTGATCACGCCTTTGCCGTCCACCGTCTGCATGAAGTCGGTGATGTCGAGCATGGGCTCGCCAAAGAACCGGTCACCCCCCTGCTGCTCCACCTGCATCAGCCCGCGCTGGATGGCGCCGATGCTGGCCGCGCTGATGTTGCCGTACTCGGTGGTGAACTGCTTGGCGTTGTCACCGATGTGCTGCAGCATGGCCCGCAGGTCCTTCATGTCCAGCAGCAAGAGACCGTTGTCGTCCGCGATCTTGAACACCAGGTTGAGCACGCCGGCCTGGGTGTCGTTGAGGTTGAGCATGCGCGCCAGCAGCAGCGGGCCCATGTCGCTGACGGTGGCGCGCACCGGGTGGCCCATCTCGCCGAACACGTCCCACAGCGTGGTGGGGCAGGCCTGCGGGGCGGGCAGGGTGATGCCACGGTCCTGCAGAACCTTGCTGATCTTTTCGCCGAAGCTGCCCTTCTGGCTGATGCCCGAAAGATCACCTTTGACGTCGGCCATGAACACCGGCACCCCGATGTTGGAGAACTGCTCGGCCAGGGTTTGCAGCGTCACCGTCTTGCCGGTGCCGGTGGCGCCCGTGATCAGGCCGTGGCGGTTGGCCAGCCCCGGCAGCAACTGGCAGGTGGTGTTGGCGTTCTGGGCGATCAGCATCGGTTCGGCCATGGCGGAGCTTCCTTGTGTGCGGGTTCGGGGCAGGGCGGGTGAAAACGTAAAATCGCAGGCTTATTAGATCAAAGCCCAAGCAGGCAAAAGGACAATTTCGTGGCCGGACACAGCAAATGGGCAAACATTCAGCACCGCAAGGGTCGCCAGGACGAAAAGCGCGGAAAGATCTGGACCCGCGTCATCCGTGAGATCACCGTGGCCGCGCGCCAGGGCGGCGGCGACCCGGCCATGAACCCGCGCCTTCGCCTGGCCATCGACAAGGCCAAGGCGGCCAACATGCCGGCCGATCGCATCAAGTACAACGTGGAGAAAGCGTCCGGCACGTTGG includes:
- a CDS encoding helicase HerA-like C-terminal domain-containing protein encodes the protein MAEPMLIAQNANTTCQLLPGLANRHGLITGATGTGKTVTLQTLAEQFSNIGVPVFMADVKGDLSGISQKGSFGEKISKVLQDRGITLPAPQACPTTLWDVFGEMGHPVRATVSDMGPLLLARMLNLNDTQAGVLNLVFKIADDNGLLLLDMKDLRAMLQHIGDNAKQFTTEYGNISAASIGAIQRGLMQVEQQGGDRFFGEPMLDITDFMQTVDGKGVINILAADKLMNAPRLYATFLLWMLSELFETLPEIGDPDKPKLVFFFDEAHLLFNEAPKVLIERIELVVRLVRSKGVGVYFVTQNPLDIPDSVLGQLGNRVQHALRAFTPRDQKAVKSTAQTMRPKAGLDIEAAITELAVGEALVSLLDAKGRPSETERVFVLPPGSQLGPITDAQRQQLRQESLVAGVYEKLLDRESAYEMFANHAGKRGAEAEPEATKDAPKTPRIPGAAKQEAEAGGGGIGGMVNEALFGRTGPRGGQYDGLVQTMAKTAARSVASGLGRQIVRGVLGSLLGGKR